The following coding sequences lie in one Pontibacter sp. G13 genomic window:
- a CDS encoding bifunctional 4-hydroxy-2-oxoglutarate aldolase/2-dehydro-3-deoxy-phosphogluconate aldolase encodes MARFTRIQVAQALNETGIVPIFYHPDLEVCKKVLHAVYDAGLRVLEFTNRGDFAHEVFGALNKYAAEAMPDMILGAGSVVEPGTTSLYLQLGAAFIVSPVLNPEMAKVCNRRKVLWSPGCGSLSEINYAEELGAEIVKIFPGSQVGGPAFIKAVKGPCPWTSIMPTGGVSPTKENLSEWFSAGATCVGMGSKLIPKDMVAQGDFEALTAHITSAVQLAREVQ; translated from the coding sequence TTTCTACCACCCTGACCTCGAAGTTTGCAAAAAGGTCCTTCACGCGGTGTATGATGCTGGACTTCGCGTCCTCGAATTCACCAACCGTGGAGACTTTGCCCACGAAGTATTCGGCGCACTCAACAAATACGCTGCCGAAGCCATGCCTGACATGATCCTCGGCGCAGGTTCCGTGGTAGAGCCGGGCACCACTTCCCTATACCTACAATTGGGTGCGGCATTCATCGTTTCGCCCGTCCTCAATCCTGAGATGGCCAAAGTCTGCAACCGCCGCAAGGTCCTCTGGTCCCCCGGTTGTGGGTCCCTGTCCGAGATCAACTATGCCGAGGAACTCGGTGCTGAGATTGTCAAAATCTTCCCAGGCAGCCAAGTGGGCGGCCCTGCATTCATCAAAGCAGTGAAAGGCCCTTGCCCTTGGACCAGCATCATGCCTACCGGCGGCGTGTCTCCTACCAAGGAAAATCTCTCCGAGTGGTTCTCAGCTGGCGCAACTTGCGTAGGCATGGGCTCCAAACTCATCCCAAAAGACATGGTAGCCCAAGGTGATTTCGAAGCACTCACGGCCCATATCACCTCTGCCGTCCAGTTGGCGCGCGAGGTACAGTAA